CGATAGCTGCGATTCCTCGCTCACGGAAATCGTCGTAAAGACTTCCGCCTTCAGCCCGAATCATCCACATGGTGCTCATGCAATCTCCTTGTTCGATGCGAGTAGTCTACCCCGGTTAAACAGGAACGATATTGAGATCAGGTAACGTCTTCTTCGTGTTCCTATTGTGAGAGACGCCGCCCGTAGTTTTTTACTAAGCGATCTAGCCCCGTCGTATATGCATGGTTAAAAATTTTCTCACTAACCAGGTGATCAAATTCAGTATCTTTGGAGTGTGCTCTATAATTGGGCGGGTCAATAGGGGTGTATTTATTCAATCTATTCGAAGTACGTAGATTAAATTTGATTCTGATTAACAACTCGTTAATAAATGATTGGAGTGGAAGCTAATTACAAATTTAATGATAGTGGATTCGCTACAATGATCAGCGTTTCAGGAATTTAACGCGTTATCTCCAGCCGTGTGCTCCCTCATCTGGAGCCAGTGCGCGAAGAGCACGCTGTATGACGCAACAACAATTCGCCGCGGCGCTCGGAATCGCGCAGCAAACACTAGCTCACTATGAAGTCGGCCGCTCGCGCGTGCCGGCATCGCTGTTGCCGGCGTTAGTGGAACGGTTGATGTTCTCTTTCGAAGAGTTGCTGTGCAGACCAGATCCACGACGATCAAGCAAGGGAAGCGCGATATCGCGTCTACAACGGCAGATCGCTGC
The Paraburkholderia acidiphila genome window above contains:
- a CDS encoding helix-turn-helix domain-containing protein, whose amino-acid sequence is MTQQQFAAALGIAQQTLAHYEVGRSRVPASLLPALVERLMFSFEELLCRPDPRRSSKGSAISRLQRQIAAVEQLSKTKQQFVSEMLDTVLAKARK